A genomic stretch from Hydrogenimonas urashimensis includes:
- a CDS encoding EF-hand domain-containing protein, whose amino-acid sequence MKRTLLIAVLVITGTLMASQGMQRPSFADFDKNADGKISPQEFEQTRQERMKKMAEAGRMMRHVGNAPQFGDIDTNHDGYLERNEFQKHRQQCRQRRGQGMGMGRNRY is encoded by the coding sequence ATGAAACGAACACTTTTGATCGCCGTTTTGGTCATTACAGGAACCCTCATGGCAAGTCAGGGCATGCAAAGGCCGTCTTTTGCCGATTTCGACAAAAACGCGGATGGTAAAATCAGCCCCCAGGAGTTCGAACAAACACGCCAGGAACGGATGAAAAAGATGGCCGAAGCGGGGCGGATGATGCGTCACGTGGGTAATGCCCCGCAATTTGGCGATATCGATACCAACCATGACGGATATCTGGAGAGAAACGAGTTTCAAAAACATCGCCAACAGTGCCGACAACGCCGAGGGCAAGGCATGGGTATGGGAAGAAACCGGTATTGA
- a CDS encoding ferritin-like domain-containing protein produces the protein MEHSILSVVVSATLVMAGMAGCGGGGGSGTPSSTELTDAQKYSLAYMWNEEKLAKDIYLALNESLPHTTLYNIATRSETQHEAAVEGLVQQYDINITNLKDYQVSYSEAELRALPAGKFAVPEIQNLYDKLYLKGMQSLESALQVGCMVEVTDVEDLDRYITTAGGNMDLVTVFTNLRSGSYNHYWAFDRALKAIGVANGCCSLGDKYCKTPEEYPATNGSGNGNQGYRGGR, from the coding sequence ATGGAACACTCTATCCTTTCTGTAGTTGTATCGGCGACATTGGTAATGGCCGGCATGGCCGGTTGCGGTGGTGGCGGCGGTAGCGGCACACCCTCGTCCACCGAGTTGACGGATGCGCAGAAGTACTCTTTGGCTTATATGTGGAACGAAGAGAAGCTCGCCAAAGATATCTACCTCGCTCTGAATGAAAGCCTGCCCCACACCACTCTTTACAACATTGCCACACGCTCCGAAACCCAGCATGAAGCGGCTGTCGAAGGGTTGGTACAGCAGTACGATATCAATATCACGAATCTGAAAGACTATCAGGTCAGCTACTCCGAAGCAGAGCTCAGAGCCCTGCCCGCAGGGAAATTCGCCGTACCCGAAATCCAAAACCTCTACGACAAGCTCTACCTTAAAGGAATGCAATCTTTGGAAAGCGCCCTGCAGGTCGGCTGCATGGTTGAAGTGACCGATGTGGAAGATTTGGACAGATATATCACCACCGCGGGCGGCAACATGGATCTTGTCACGGTATTCACCAACCTCAGAAGCGGCAGTTACAACCACTACTGGGCTTTTGACAGAGCGCTTAAAGCGATCGGCGTTGCGAACGGTTGCTGCAGCCTAGGCGACAAATACTGTAAAACGCCCGAAGAGTACCCGGCAACCAACGGATCAGGCAACGGCAACCAGGGATACCGTGGCGGAAGATAA